Proteins encoded together in one Oxalobacteraceae sp. CFBP 8761 window:
- a CDS encoding DUF4214 domain-containing protein, with protein sequence MHTDNLLANASTADRVVATGFAATAPDTTAPRIVSVSATVDGPLTIVFDEAIQVHGGRLWLIAGNYSTTLELIDMTGPAVTVSGNTLTYTPDHLLAVRSYNVSLGTGSIADASGNLNNDFLSMGPFEINTLRNGDTAVSGLGAETRGRVMGTDANMRDTAVFPRALSDFTFTKTETGNTVPIPWGGYSVELTSIERALFTESKDALALSMAGNLGQVYRLYRAAFDRTPDKIGFGFWLAVSDAGQTLTAISQSFIDSAEFTDLYGANTSNMAFIDALYDNVLHRDGEASGVAFWNAALDHGTSRADVLIEFAESVENRAQLADVIGNGFTYTPYG encoded by the coding sequence ATGCACACCGACAATCTGCTCGCCAATGCCTCCACCGCCGACCGGGTCGTCGCAACGGGTTTTGCAGCCACGGCCCCTGACACGACTGCGCCGAGAATAGTCTCGGTCAGCGCGACCGTCGACGGACCCCTCACGATCGTGTTCGATGAAGCGATCCAGGTGCACGGCGGCAGGCTTTGGCTGATTGCCGGGAATTATTCGACGACACTCGAATTGATCGACATGACCGGCCCTGCGGTGACGGTCAGCGGCAACACGCTCACCTACACCCCCGATCATCTGCTGGCGGTGCGCAGCTATAACGTGAGCTTAGGCACCGGCAGCATTGCTGATGCTAGCGGCAACCTCAACAACGATTTTCTATCCATGGGACCGTTCGAGATCAACACACTGCGTAATGGCGACACCGCGGTTTCCGGCCTCGGCGCCGAAACTCGCGGTCGTGTGATGGGTACCGATGCCAACATGCGCGACACGGCAGTCTTTCCCAGAGCTCTATCCGACTTCACATTCACCAAGACGGAGACCGGCAATACCGTGCCGATCCCCTGGGGCGGATATTCGGTGGAGCTGACCAGTATCGAACGCGCCCTGTTCACTGAAAGCAAGGACGCGCTGGCCCTGTCCATGGCGGGCAACCTGGGCCAGGTTTACCGCCTGTACCGGGCCGCGTTCGACCGTACACCCGACAAGATCGGTTTCGGTTTCTGGCTAGCGGTCAGCGACGCGGGCCAGACGTTGACGGCGATCTCGCAGAGCTTCATCGACAGCGCGGAGTTCACCGACCTGTATGGCGCCAATACCAGCAATATGGCCTTCATCGACGCGCTGTATGACAACGTACTGCATCGCGACGGCGAAGCGTCCGGTGTCGCATTCTGGAATGCTGCGCTGGACCATGGAACCAGTCGCGCGGACGTACTCATTGAATTTGCCGAGAGCGTGGAAAATCGCGCGCAACTGGCAGACGTGATTGGCAATGGCTTTACCTACACGCCGTATGGGTGA
- a CDS encoding flagellar basal body L-ring protein FlgH — translation MKILTSFAALVLLAGCAATPTTIVQGPTSARPMLVDGAPATDGAIFNVNSYRPMFEDRRARHIGDLLTVNISERTTATKAGASSGNKTGSASFTAPGVLAGVIGAGVALESGTKFADGDNQSASNNFTGTIGVTVTEVLPNGNLIVAGEKQVAMNKGTEFIRFSGMVSPDTIQAGNMVSSNVIADARVEYRTNSRLDRAEVTSMLSRFFLSMLPF, via the coding sequence ATGAAAATCCTGACTTCGTTCGCTGCGCTGGTATTGCTCGCCGGTTGCGCCGCCACCCCCACCACCATCGTGCAGGGCCCGACCAGCGCGCGTCCGATGCTGGTCGATGGCGCTCCGGCCACCGATGGCGCGATCTTCAACGTCAACAGCTACCGGCCGATGTTCGAAGACCGCCGCGCCCGTCATATCGGCGACCTGTTGACCGTCAATATCAGCGAGCGCACGACGGCAACCAAGGCCGGCGCGAGTTCGGGCAACAAGACCGGCAGCGCGAGCTTCACCGCACCGGGCGTGCTGGCTGGCGTGATCGGTGCCGGCGTGGCGCTGGAATCGGGCACCAAGTTTGCCGATGGCGACAACCAGAGCGCGTCGAACAACTTCACCGGCACGATCGGCGTGACCGTCACCGAAGTGCTGCCGAACGGGAACCTGATCGTGGCCGGCGAAAAGCAGGTCGCGATGAACAAGGGCACCGAATTCATCCGCTTCTCGGGGATGGTCAGCCCCGACACGATCCAGGCCGGCAACATGGTCTCGTCCAACGTGATCGCCGATGCGCGCGTCGAATACCGTACCAACAGCCGCCTGGATCGCGCCGAAGTGACGTCGATGCTGTCGCGTTTCTTCCTGTCGATGCTGCCGTTCTAA
- a CDS encoding alpha/beta hydrolase yields MATPAAVPTCFPRRRILGAAVALTALATPLARAAVEWQPATLHQARQLDITSPTTGQTYRIFVSIPTTPPPPAGYPVVYALDGNATFPTLAVMARTILPRGAALPVVVGIGYPGEFDYGMGRGRDYTPPSGAGGPAKEGGADLFLDFIERELKPLIATLAPLDPARQALYGHSYGGLCTLHALFTRPAMFQTYLAASPSIWYRERVVLDGMDGFNRRVATLPAKPSLMLAVGELEQPSTANGPLQGRDAIAAARRMVDNARELGERLRKTNTLARVQFHLLAHEDHGSATFPAMARGLEFFLV; encoded by the coding sequence GGCCCGCGCCGCAGTTGAGTGGCAACCCGCCACGCTGCACCAGGCCCGGCAGCTCGACATCACCTCACCCACCACCGGCCAGACCTACCGCATCTTCGTCAGTATCCCGACGACCCCGCCCCCACCCGCCGGCTACCCGGTCGTCTACGCGCTCGACGGCAACGCGACCTTCCCGACGCTGGCGGTGATGGCGCGCACGATTCTGCCGCGGGGCGCTGCGCTGCCCGTTGTCGTCGGCATCGGCTATCCGGGCGAGTTCGATTACGGGATGGGGCGCGGTCGCGACTACACGCCACCCTCGGGTGCGGGCGGTCCTGCGAAGGAAGGCGGCGCCGATCTGTTCCTCGACTTTATCGAACGCGAACTCAAGCCGCTGATCGCCACGCTGGCGCCGCTCGATCCGGCGCGCCAGGCGCTGTATGGTCATTCGTACGGCGGGCTGTGCACATTGCACGCTTTGTTCACCCGCCCGGCAATGTTCCAGACGTACCTGGCGGCCAGCCCATCGATCTGGTACCGCGAGCGTGTGGTACTGGATGGCATGGACGGTTTCAATCGGCGCGTTGCCACCCTGCCCGCGAAGCCGTCGCTGATGCTGGCCGTGGGCGAACTGGAACAACCGTCAACGGCAAACGGCCCGCTGCAGGGCCGTGACGCCATCGCCGCTGCGCGCCGCATGGTGGACAACGCGCGCGAACTGGGCGAGCGGCTACGAAAGACCAACACCCTGGCGCGTGTGCAGTTCCACCTGCTGGCGCATGAAGATCACGGTTCGGCAACCTTCCCGGCCATGGCGCGTGGCCTCGAGTTTTTCCTCGTGTGA
- a CDS encoding flagellar basal body P-ring protein FlgI — MRKFASVVLLAAAFGGIAPLAQAERLKDLATIAGVRQNQLSGYGIVVGLDGTGDQTSQTPFTVQSIRAMLQQKGVNLPAGTQLQLKNVAAVMVTTSLPAFAQPGQTLDITVSSIGNAKSLRGGTLLMAPLHGADGQVYAMAQGNLVVGGVGVQAQGGGAQVQVNHLAVGRISAGATVERAVASNLGENNQIRLELKETDFATAARVVDAVNDQFGPGIATALDGRVVRVRTPSSSDQRVAFLGMLEQIDVNQPLASAKVIMNARTGSVVMNRAVMLDNCAISHGNLSITIGSDTQVSQPNALAGGQTVVTQNQSVEIKKEPGQMINVKGGASLAEVVKAMNSIGTTPQDLLAILQALKAAGSLRAELEII; from the coding sequence ATGCGTAAATTTGCTTCCGTTGTCTTGCTGGCTGCCGCTTTTGGCGGCATCGCCCCCCTGGCCCAGGCCGAGCGCCTGAAGGACCTGGCCACCATCGCCGGCGTGCGTCAGAACCAGTTGTCCGGCTACGGCATCGTCGTGGGCCTGGATGGCACCGGCGACCAGACCAGCCAGACGCCGTTCACCGTGCAGTCGATCCGCGCGATGCTGCAACAGAAGGGCGTCAACCTGCCGGCCGGCACCCAGCTGCAACTGAAGAACGTGGCGGCCGTGATGGTCACGACCTCGCTGCCGGCGTTTGCCCAGCCGGGCCAGACGCTCGACATCACCGTGTCGTCGATCGGTAACGCCAAGAGCCTGCGTGGCGGCACGCTCCTGATGGCGCCGCTGCATGGCGCCGATGGCCAGGTCTACGCCATGGCCCAGGGCAACCTGGTGGTCGGCGGCGTGGGCGTGCAGGCGCAGGGCGGCGGCGCGCAGGTGCAGGTCAATCACCTCGCCGTCGGCCGTATCTCGGCCGGCGCCACGGTCGAGCGCGCCGTCGCATCGAACCTGGGCGAGAACAACCAGATTCGCCTGGAACTGAAAGAGACCGATTTCGCCACTGCCGCGCGCGTCGTCGACGCCGTCAACGACCAGTTCGGTCCCGGCATCGCCACGGCCCTGGACGGGCGCGTGGTGCGCGTGCGCACCCCGTCGTCGAGCGACCAGCGCGTGGCCTTCCTGGGCATGCTCGAACAGATCGACGTCAATCAGCCGCTGGCCTCGGCCAAGGTCATCATGAACGCCCGCACCGGGTCGGTCGTGATGAACCGCGCCGTGATGCTGGATAACTGCGCGATTTCGCACGGCAACCTGTCGATCACCATTGGCTCGGATACGCAGGTGAGCCAGCCGAACGCACTGGCCGGCGGCCAGACCGTCGTCACGCAGAACCAGTCGGTCGAGATCAAGAAAGAACCTGGCCAGATGATCAACGTGAAGGGCGGGGCGTCGCTGGCCGAAGTGGTCAAGGCGATGAACTCGATCGGCACCACCCCGCAAGACTTGCTGGCCATCCTGCAAGCGCTCAAGGCCGCCGGTTCGCTGCGCGCCGAGCTCGAAATCATCTAA
- the flgK gene encoding flagellar hook-associated protein FlgK, whose product MSGSLLAIGKTGLYAAQAALATTGHNIANANVAGFSRQTVVQATSAALDTGVGFLGTGTEIAQIKRYSDNFLNTQVRNAQASTSGLESYYSQIKQIDNLLADTTSGLSPAMQGFFKGVQDMAANRASVPSRQAMLSSAETLATRLQDLDSRLGEIRTGVNGEIEASVTAINTYGTQIAKLNEQISNFASSATRPPNDLLDQRDQVVLELNKFVKATVTPGDNSSLTISIGNGQPLVVGNDSFQLAAMVSPTDLTRMEVGYQVGSKVAVLPDGALSGGKLGGLLEFRTETLDTAQSSLGKIAIGMAFEFNAQHQLGLDQNGNKGQPFFNVAPAFVGASINNAKGTSTDPAAELTAKVTDPSKLKDSDYEVTFNGTNYKVVRQSDNTDVGTVTPGANGVATFEVDGVEFSFKNNARNKDTFLVRPTIDGAANFNVLANDVSQIAAAAPILTSMPLTNTGTGKISEGKVSKDFLTAPAALPVTLEFDETNGNLTGFPAGMVTVVDSKGVSSQVNSANVKFDNGSTYSFGGVSVTLTGKPGDNDKFTIAANNSGVGDTRNIAALGELQTKNIFNNGTATLTSSYAQMVSQVGNKTREVQVNAQAGNALLAQAEGAQADVSGVNLDEEAANLIKYQQAYQASSKVMQIAGTIFDTLLSISR is encoded by the coding sequence ATGTCAGGTAGCCTCCTCGCCATCGGTAAGACAGGGTTGTATGCAGCACAGGCAGCCCTCGCCACGACCGGCCACAACATCGCCAACGCGAACGTGGCGGGTTTCTCGCGCCAGACCGTGGTCCAGGCCACGTCGGCCGCGCTCGATACGGGTGTCGGCTTCCTGGGCACCGGGACCGAGATCGCGCAGATCAAGCGCTACAGCGACAACTTTTTGAACACGCAGGTGCGTAACGCCCAGGCCAGCACCAGCGGCCTGGAATCGTACTATTCGCAGATCAAGCAGATCGACAACCTGCTGGCCGATACCACGTCGGGCCTGTCGCCGGCGATGCAGGGTTTCTTCAAGGGCGTGCAGGACATGGCGGCCAACCGCGCGTCGGTGCCGTCGCGCCAGGCGATGCTGTCGAGTGCCGAAACGCTGGCCACGCGCCTGCAAGACCTCGATTCGCGCCTTGGCGAAATCCGCACCGGCGTGAACGGCGAAATCGAAGCGAGCGTCACCGCGATCAACACCTATGGCACGCAGATCGCCAAGCTCAACGAGCAGATTTCCAATTTCGCCTCGTCGGCCACGCGTCCGCCGAACGACCTGCTCGACCAGCGCGACCAAGTGGTGCTCGAGCTGAACAAGTTCGTCAAGGCCACCGTCACACCGGGCGACAACAGCAGCCTGACGATTTCCATCGGCAATGGCCAGCCGCTGGTGGTGGGCAATGACTCGTTCCAGCTGGCGGCGATGGTGTCGCCAACCGACCTGACGCGCATGGAAGTGGGTTACCAGGTAGGCTCGAAAGTGGCGGTGCTGCCTGATGGCGCGCTCTCCGGCGGCAAGCTGGGCGGCCTGCTCGAGTTTCGTACCGAGACGCTCGATACCGCCCAGAGTTCGCTCGGCAAGATCGCGATCGGCATGGCCTTCGAATTCAACGCCCAGCACCAGTTGGGCCTGGACCAGAACGGCAACAAGGGGCAGCCGTTCTTCAACGTGGCGCCGGCGTTTGTCGGCGCGAGCATCAACAATGCCAAGGGCACCAGCACCGATCCGGCGGCCGAGCTGACCGCCAAGGTGACCGATCCGAGCAAGCTCAAGGACAGCGACTACGAAGTCACGTTCAACGGCACCAATTACAAGGTCGTGCGCCAGTCCGACAACACCGACGTGGGCACCGTCACGCCGGGCGCAAATGGCGTGGCCACGTTTGAAGTCGATGGCGTCGAGTTCAGCTTCAAAAACAATGCGCGCAACAAGGATACGTTCCTGGTGCGCCCGACCATCGACGGCGCTGCCAACTTCAATGTGCTGGCCAACGATGTTTCGCAGATCGCGGCCGCAGCCCCGATTCTGACCAGCATGCCGCTGACCAATACCGGCACCGGCAAGATCAGCGAAGGCAAGGTGTCCAAGGATTTCCTGACCGCACCTGCCGCGTTGCCGGTGACGCTGGAATTCGATGAAACCAACGGCAATCTGACGGGCTTCCCGGCAGGCATGGTCACCGTGGTCGACAGCAAGGGCGTCTCGAGCCAGGTCAATTCTGCCAACGTCAAATTCGACAACGGCTCGACCTACAGCTTTGGCGGTGTGAGCGTCACGCTGACCGGCAAGCCAGGCGACAACGACAAGTTCACGATCGCGGCCAACAACAGCGGCGTGGGCGACACCCGCAATATCGCTGCGCTGGGCGAGCTGCAGACCAAGAATATCTTCAACAACGGCACCGCCACGCTGACGTCGTCGTACGCACAGATGGTCAGCCAGGTGGGCAACAAGACGCGCGAAGTGCAGGTCAATGCGCAGGCCGGCAATGCCTTGCTGGCACAGGCCGAGGGCGCCCAGGCCGATGTGTCGGGCGTGAATCTGGATGAAGAAGCGGCCAATCTCATCAAGTACCAGCAGGCTTATCAGGCGTCGAGCAAGGTGATGCAGATCGCCGGCACCATCTTCGACACGCTGCTGTCGATCAGCCGCTAA
- a CDS encoding AsmA family protein encodes MTLSRPLKITGWILLAITVAVILFLMLFDWNMLRPYVNRKVSETTGREFAIRGDLDVKFQRDRNGETGWRRFVPQPHITADNVYMSNPAWSTVGTQMAAAQRIEAGVRILPLLTKDVVITDLRLANPDIAVQRRADGSNSWTFKDNGPSEWKVDLQRLAFDSAKVRYVDEPVGLDLRATADSIKGGETASTAAGVPPYGLTFTLAGTYNKAKITGGGKAGAVLSLTGDDTSFPIEAEATAGENKLGLRGIIRDPRSLSGFALQMQLAGASMADLYGLTGVLLPETPPYATKGTLLGKKDGDFWTFTYKDFTGKVGASDIAGTLAYAQRKPRPLLTGALTSKQLRLADLGPTVGADTGEGTKAAGKVTAPAPGKALPVDQFNTAKWGALDAEVKFTGKQILRTADIPLRDIETTIRMKDKVLTLTPLSFALAGGRITSNIRLDGREKVLDASARLAARGVKIRELFPKLQSMQATFGEINGDGALVGKGNTVAAMLGTSQGEINAVVTEGTVSQFVLELAGLNVANAVYVKIFGDKQTMLNCVAATTTVRNGRANIDRFVLDSEDAVVNATGYVDLATEKLDVDVRPKTKGARILSLRTPLYARGTFKDPKVGPHAGPLALKAGAAVALAAINPLAALLPLINVDKAPDTNCGAEIRAAKEPPKVNGKVAPKIKGS; translated from the coding sequence ATGACTCTTTCCAGACCTCTCAAAATTACCGGCTGGATCTTGCTGGCCATCACCGTGGCAGTGATCCTGTTCCTCATGCTGTTCGACTGGAACATGCTGCGTCCCTACGTCAACCGCAAGGTGTCAGAGACAACCGGGCGTGAATTTGCCATCCGCGGTGACCTGGACGTCAAGTTCCAGCGTGATCGCAACGGCGAAACGGGCTGGCGGCGCTTCGTGCCGCAGCCGCATATCACGGCCGACAACGTGTACATGAGCAATCCCGCCTGGAGCACGGTCGGCACGCAGATGGCCGCCGCCCAGCGCATCGAAGCGGGCGTGCGCATCCTGCCGCTGCTCACGAAGGATGTCGTGATCACCGACCTGCGCCTGGCCAATCCGGACATCGCCGTCCAGCGCCGCGCCGATGGCAGCAATTCGTGGACCTTCAAGGACAACGGCCCATCAGAATGGAAGGTCGATCTGCAGCGCTTGGCCTTCGACAGCGCCAAGGTGCGCTACGTCGATGAGCCGGTCGGCCTGGACCTGCGCGCCACGGCCGATTCGATCAAGGGCGGCGAAACCGCCTCCACGGCAGCAGGCGTGCCGCCGTATGGCCTGACGTTCACACTGGCCGGCACCTACAACAAGGCGAAGATCACCGGTGGCGGCAAGGCCGGCGCGGTGCTCTCGCTCACCGGCGACGACACCAGCTTCCCGATCGAAGCGGAAGCCACGGCCGGCGAAAACAAGCTTGGCCTGCGCGGCATCATCCGCGATCCGCGCTCGCTGTCGGGCTTTGCCCTGCAGATGCAACTGGCCGGCGCCAGCATGGCCGACCTGTACGGTCTGACCGGCGTGCTGCTGCCGGAAACGCCGCCATATGCCACCAAGGGCACCTTGCTGGGCAAGAAGGACGGCGACTTCTGGACCTTCACCTATAAAGATTTCACCGGCAAGGTCGGCGCCAGCGATATCGCGGGTACGCTCGCCTACGCCCAGCGCAAGCCGCGGCCGCTGCTGACGGGTGCACTGACTTCGAAGCAACTGCGCCTCGCCGATCTGGGTCCGACCGTGGGCGCGGATACGGGCGAAGGCACGAAGGCCGCGGGCAAGGTCACGGCGCCGGCGCCGGGCAAGGCCCTGCCGGTCGACCAGTTCAACACGGCCAAGTGGGGCGCACTCGATGCCGAGGTCAAATTCACTGGTAAACAGATCCTGCGCACGGCCGACATTCCGCTGCGTGACATCGAGACCACGATCCGCATGAAGGACAAGGTCCTGACGCTGACTCCGTTGAGCTTTGCGCTGGCCGGCGGGCGCATCACGTCGAATATCCGCCTGGACGGTCGCGAGAAAGTGCTGGATGCATCGGCCCGGCTGGCGGCGCGCGGCGTGAAGATCCGCGAACTGTTCCCCAAGCTGCAATCGATGCAGGCGACCTTTGGTGAAATCAATGGCGATGGGGCGCTGGTCGGCAAGGGCAATACCGTGGCGGCCATGCTGGGCACGTCGCAGGGCGAGATCAATGCCGTGGTTACCGAGGGCACGGTCAGCCAGTTCGTCCTTGAACTGGCCGGCCTGAACGTGGCCAACGCCGTCTACGTCAAGATTTTCGGCGACAAGCAAACCATGCTCAACTGCGTGGCAGCGACCACCACGGTGCGCAATGGCCGCGCGAACATCGATCGTTTCGTGCTCGACAGTGAAGATGCGGTGGTGAACGCGACCGGCTATGTGGACCTGGCGACCGAGAAGCTGGACGTCGACGTGCGGCCAAAAACCAAGGGTGCGCGGATCCTGTCGCTGCGGACGCCACTGTATGCGCGCGGCACGTTCAAGGATCCGAAGGTGGGTCCGCATGCCGGGCCGCTGGCGCTCAAGGCCGGTGCAGCTGTGGCGCTGGCAGCGATCAATCCGCTGGCCGCCCTGCTCCCGTTGATCAACGTCGACAAGGCGCCCGACACGAACTGCGGTGCAGAGATCCGCGCCGCGAAAGAACCACCGAAGGTGAACGGTAAGGTCGCGCCGAAGATCAAAGGTAGTTAA
- the flgJ gene encoding flagellar assembly peptidoglycan hydrolase FlgJ, whose product MIASPNLDQTSKLALDTNSLNGLKNSAKAGTPAAMKEAATQFEAMFINMMMKSMRDATPQEGMLDNQQTKTFTTMLDQQTSQNLAKRGVGLADVLVRQLSANQMGQQALAIGADGMGGDTAAGAGRLTPSLNNAAAMYGNGAALGAGAAAASKAPPLPATTETGRVQAPHVRAFQEKLHEHAHAAEQTTGVPAKFMLGQAALETGWGKRMIRNADGSNSNNLFGIKAGASWKGKVATAVTTEYVNGKPQTKVEKFRAYDSPADSFRDYANMIAKNPRYEKVIGSSDAATFAQGLQRAGYATDPNYAAKLTRLIKNSLA is encoded by the coding sequence ATGATCGCATCGCCCAACCTTGACCAGACCAGCAAGCTCGCGCTCGACACCAACAGCCTCAACGGGCTGAAGAACAGCGCGAAAGCCGGCACGCCGGCCGCCATGAAAGAAGCGGCGACCCAGTTTGAGGCGATGTTCATCAATATGATGATGAAGAGCATGCGCGACGCGACGCCCCAGGAAGGCATGCTGGACAACCAGCAGACCAAGACCTTCACGACGATGCTCGACCAGCAGACCAGCCAGAACTTGGCCAAGCGCGGTGTCGGCCTGGCCGACGTGCTGGTGCGCCAGCTGAGCGCGAATCAGATGGGGCAGCAGGCGCTGGCCATTGGCGCCGATGGCATGGGTGGCGATACTGCTGCTGGCGCTGGTCGCCTGACGCCGTCGCTGAACAACGCCGCGGCCATGTATGGCAATGGCGCAGCGCTCGGTGCTGGCGCGGCCGCCGCCAGCAAGGCGCCGCCGCTGCCGGCAACGACCGAGACGGGCCGGGTGCAGGCGCCGCACGTGCGCGCGTTCCAGGAAAAACTGCACGAGCACGCGCATGCCGCCGAGCAGACGACGGGCGTGCCGGCCAAGTTCATGCTGGGCCAGGCCGCGCTCGAGACCGGCTGGGGCAAACGCATGATCAGGAACGCCGATGGCAGCAACAGCAACAACCTGTTTGGCATCAAGGCCGGGGCCAGCTGGAAAGGCAAGGTCGCCACCGCTGTCACCACCGAATACGTGAATGGCAAGCCGCAGACGAAGGTCGAGAAATTCCGCGCCTACGACAGCCCGGCCGATTCGTTCCGCGATTACGCGAACATGATCGCGAAGAACCCGCGTTACGAAAAAGTTATCGGCAGCAGCGACGCGGCCACCTTTGCCCAGGGCCTGCAGCGCGCCGGCTATGCCACCGATCCGAACTACGCGGCCAAGCTGACCCGCCTGATCAAGAATTCGCTGGCGTAA
- the flgL gene encoding flagellar hook-associated protein FlgL has protein sequence MRISTANLYSTSTNQLNTLQSALARTQMQLSTDRRLLTAADDPVASARALEVSQSQEINAQFATNRNSAKSSLAQVESTLQNTGDVLQDIQTLAVTAGNATMLPSDREKLATELEGRLADLLGIANTADGSGGFLFSGYMTTTQPFTSTPTGAAYQGDQGVRQLQVSDSRKLPLSASGSAIFEAIPTGNGNFQTQAGSANKGAALISSGSVVDRQAFNSTKYGIEFAVSTATPPVTTYSVYNTSSNPKAVVSSGNAYEAGKQITFGGMALDIKGVPANGDTFSVEPSQKQSVFTTVTDLIATLRLPGEGSAGKAALTNGLNTAIDNLKNAHDNVLTVQSSVGAHMKELDYLDSTGDDLDIQYASTLDDLVGLDTVKAISDFSQQQMTLQAAQMSFKTMSGLSLFNYL, from the coding sequence ATGCGTATCAGTACCGCGAACCTGTATTCCACCTCGACCAACCAGCTCAACACGCTGCAAAGCGCGCTCGCGCGCACGCAGATGCAGCTGTCGACCGACCGCCGCCTGTTGACCGCCGCCGACGATCCGGTCGCTTCGGCGCGCGCGCTCGAAGTGAGCCAGTCGCAGGAAATCAACGCCCAGTTCGCCACCAACCGCAACAGCGCGAAGTCATCGCTGGCGCAGGTGGAATCGACGCTGCAAAATACGGGCGATGTGCTGCAGGACATCCAGACGCTGGCCGTCACGGCCGGTAACGCCACGATGCTGCCGAGCGACCGCGAAAAGCTGGCGACCGAACTCGAAGGCCGGCTGGCCGATCTCCTGGGCATCGCCAATACCGCCGACGGCTCGGGTGGTTTCCTGTTTTCGGGTTACATGACCACGACGCAGCCGTTCACCAGCACCCCAACCGGCGCCGCCTACCAGGGCGATCAGGGTGTGCGCCAGTTGCAGGTGAGCGATTCGCGCAAATTGCCGCTGTCGGCATCGGGCAGCGCCATTTTCGAGGCGATCCCGACCGGCAACGGCAACTTCCAGACCCAGGCCGGCAGCGCCAACAAGGGCGCGGCGCTGATCTCGTCCGGTTCGGTCGTGGACCGCCAGGCATTCAATAGCACCAAGTACGGGATCGAATTTGCGGTCAGCACCGCCACGCCGCCGGTGACCACGTATTCGGTCTACAACACGAGCAGCAATCCGAAAGCCGTGGTCAGCAGCGGCAATGCCTATGAAGCCGGCAAGCAGATCACCTTTGGCGGTATGGCCCTGGACATCAAGGGCGTGCCGGCCAATGGCGACACCTTCAGTGTCGAGCCAAGCCAGAAGCAGTCAGTGTTTACGACCGTGACCGACCTGATCGCCACACTGCGCCTGCCGGGCGAAGGCTCGGCCGGCAAGGCAGCGCTGACCAATGGCCTGAACACGGCCATCGACAACCTGAAGAATGCGCACGACAACGTGCTGACGGTACAGTCATCGGTCGGCGCCCACATGAAAGAGCTCGATTACCTCGACAGCACCGGCGACGACCTGGACATCCAGTACGCATCCACGCTCGACGACCTGGTGGGCCTCGACACCGTCAAGGCCATCTCGGACTTCTCGCAGCAGCAAATGACGCTGCAGGCGGCGCAGATGTCGTTCAAGACGATGTCGGGCCTGTCGCTGTTTAACTACCTTTGA